Genomic segment of Saprospira sp. CCB-QB6:
AGCGTGTTTCTTGGCGCATCAATAGCCGCTATACCTTTGCTACAGGCGAGCACAATAGTTCGCTTAGTGGTTGGACCGTTGGTAGCAGCATACAGCTCAACTTTTGGTAAAATTAGTCTATGCGCTACCTATTTATCTGGCTGTTGAGTCTGCCCTTTTCGCTTTGGGGACAAGAGGCAGAGTTTCCCTTTCTCTTGGCGCCAAATTTAGGCTATGATGTTTTTATTCCTAGCCAATATCAACAATATGGCGGCTTTGATGGCCCTCGTATAGGCTGCGTTTTTTATTCCTATACCGAAGATTTCGAGGGCAAAAATCGCCCTGCCCAGCAAGCCTATTCACTCCATTTCAGCTTTTTGAGGAGCTCTAAAATTCCTCAAGAGCGGCTCTTTGTCTTTAGTTTAGGCGGGCGTTTCTCTTTCGAGAGCCATTTTGATCGCAAGTATTTGTTGCCCTATTATGGTTTGGAGGCAGGAGGATTGAAGAGGAGCCCCAAAAAGATGGCTTTGCATATTTCTCCTCTTTTGGGCCTAGAACTCTGGCATCATCGGTCCTTTGCCCTTTATGCCCAAGCCAAATATTTACAGGCGATGAGCATAGACAGCAAAACGCAGTCGGGCCTGCATCTAGAAGTTGGAGCATACATCAAGATCATTTATTATCAACCGATCAATTTCAAGCTTGAAATTCTTTAATCCCTATTGCCTTATGAAAATGCTTTCTTTTCTGCTTTTGCTGCTCCTCCCCTATTGGGCCAATGCCCAAGAGCAGGTCAATAAACGTCCCCAAAAAGAATATTTGGAAGAGGGGCCCCGCCTTTTTGCCCCCGCCCTTGGCTACAATACTTTTTTCCCGATCCAATACGAGCAAACGGGGCCTTTTCATGGTCCTTCTTTTGGATTTGAATTCTATAACCAAACAATGGAAGGAGGCGATGGCTCTCCAGCCCAACTCGCCTTTTTTTGCCAATTTAGCCAACTGCAAAGCCTAGAACAAAGCAATAGCCGCATGTTGCTCATCAGTTTTGGGGGACGATTTTCTTTTGAAACGCAGCTTAGCCGTCGCTTTTTCTTGCCCTTTTTTGGGCTAGAGTTTGGCGGGGTCGCCCGCAATGATGTCAATTGGGCCCCTCAACTAAGTCCCTTTTTGGGCCTAGAAATTTATCATGGAAGAAATTGGACTTGGGAGCTCAAAGGCAGCTATACCAATGCCCTGAGCGCCGATATGCGCCAACTAAGCGGGGGACTGCTGCACACGCATATCTATATCAATTTATGGGAAGTAGATTAGGATTTGGGGCCTCCGCTGCGGCTTCGCCTTGCGGCGCTACGCTTCAGGGCTCGCAGGGCTGCTCGGCCCTTCGGCCTGACGGCCTTGGTCTGCGGCTTCGCCGCCCCCTTTCGCATCGCTAGGCCATTTGTCTGCAGCCTAAAGGCCCGGCCGCCGAAGGCGGCAGGCCCCAAAAAAATAATCATCAACGTAAAATAACCGTCTTTAACTGAGCGGCTAGTTCGGTTTGTTGGGCCTTGAGCTTTTGGTGAATTTTGAGGTGCAGAATGAGGTCCTCCATTTTGTCGGGCTGGCTTTGGAGCTGCTTAATCTGCTGTTGGTTTTCGGCCAAAAGGCGCTCTTGTTTGTGAAGTTTAAAGCGTAGAATGCCACTTTTGGCATCGGCCACATGGTTTTGCTCGGGCATTTCTTGGGAGTTGAGGTAGACATTTAGGCGTTCCCAGCCGGGCGAATAAATATAGGGATCGGCCAATAAATTGATGGCCAATTGGGCCAGTTCGGCCTTGGGATGTTGAGTGAAATACTGGGAATTGATAGGCTCGCCTTCGTCCAAGCGCTCAATACAAAGCTCGATAATTTCGGCATAAAGGGGGTGATCAAACTCAGCCAGGAGTTCGCCCATATCGAGCAGAATAAACTCGGCCAAAGTATCGGCTTCTTCGGTATCGGGCCAGGCTCTATCGCCAAAATTGATCAGCAGGCGCAAAATATCTTTTTCTTGAAAATGGCCTAAAACGGGGGCGGGTCCGGTTTGTTGGTCTGTTTTGGGGCCGGCTATATTTTCGGGTCCAAATTCATCTTGGCCATCGGGTCCAAACTGGTCCTCCTCCATAGGCGGGGGCAATTCGCCTGGGGCCAACTGTTGAAACTCTTGGCCTCTTTGTTGGCGGCGGGCTTGTTGGCGTTCTTCTCTGCGGGCATCTTTTTCGGCATCAGCTTGTGCTTTAGCAATGCGTTTATTCACCTCGACATGGAGAATTTGCTCACTAATTTCGAGTCTTTGGGCGCAGCTGCGGACATAAGTGGCTCGTTTGAGGCTATCGGGAATTCTGGCGATACTGCCCACGATATCTTGTAGTAATTCGGCACGGGCCAGGGGGTCATCTGCCTTATCCTCCAGCAAAAGATTCATCTTAAAGAGGATAAAATCGGTCGCCTGTTGTTCTAGATACGCTCTAAAAGCCTTGAGGCCCACCTTCTGCAAGTAAGAATCGGGATCTTCGCCTTCGGGGACCAGGACCACCTTAGCGTTCATATCTTGCTCTAGAATCAGATCGAGTCCACGCAAAGCGGCCTTAATTCCCGCCTTATCACCATCGTAAAGTAGGGTCAGATTAGGCGTATAGCGTTTGACCAATTGGATTTGGCCGGGGGTGAGCGAGGTCCCCGAAGAGGCCACCACATTTTCGATACCTGCTTGGCTGAGGGCCAGCACATCCATATAGCCCTCCACCATATAGCACTCCTTAGCTTTGACGATAGCTTGGCGGGCTTGGTAAATTCCGTAAAGGATTTTGGACTTTTGGTAAATATCGGATTCGGGCGTATTGAGATACTTGGGTTGTTTCTTATTGTTGCCCAGCATTCGGCCGCCAAAGCCGAGAACTTTTCCCGATAAATTATGGACCGGAAACATGACGCGGGTTCTAAAGAAATCATTGCCGTATTGGGTGGCGAGTCCAGCTTTTTGGAGTAGTTCTAAATCGTAGCCTTTTGCTTTTGCGGTTTGTAGAAGGTCGCTATTTCGGCCATTGGCAAAGCCTAGCCCAAAGCGGTCGATTGTTTTTTGCAGCAGGCCTCTTTCCTTAAAATACGAAAGGCCTACCGAGCGGCCGTAATCCGTTTGCATTTGGGCAGCAAAATGCTTTTGTGCAAAGTCGTTGATAATATAGAGGCTATCGGCCAGGCGTTGTTGTTCCTTATATTCCTCGGAGCTTTCCTCCTCTTCAATTTCGATATTATAGCGTTGGGCCAAAAAGCGGAGGGCCTCGGGATAGGAAAGGGTTTCGTGTTCCATGACAAAATTCACGGCATTTCCGCCAGCGCCACAGCCAAAGCACTTATAAATGCCTTTGGCTGGAGAAACCGTAAAAGAGGGCGTTTTTTCGCCATGAAAGGGGCAGAGACCGATCAGGTTGGCCCCTCTTTTTTTGAGGTGGACAAAATCGCCTACCACATCTTCAACCTTTACGGTATCGAAGATTTCTTGAACCGTCTTTTCTGAAATGTACCCCATCTACTGCTCCTTTTTTTGCAAAAGTACAGCTTTTTGGGGGAAGAAAGTCATTTCAGTTAGGAGGCTTCCACTTAAAAGCAAGTTTTCTAAAATCTATTATTTTTTATAAAAAATTAGATTTAAAAATCGATCAAAGTATTTACAGACAACAGCTAGGATAAAAATACTTAAACTCATCAAAAAATGTGACTACCTAAAAAACACATTAAAAATAAGTCTAAATAACATCAGGCATTAAAAATAAATCAAAGGATTGATTTAAAATTAAAAAAGTGCTATACTTGCCATTATTTTACTTTAAAACTTTATTTCCATGAAGAATTCAAATTTAAAGAAGGCTTTAAAGACTCTTAAACAAAACCAAGACATCGAAATCATCAATCCTGAGACAGTGAAAG
This window contains:
- the dnaG gene encoding DNA primase; protein product: MGYISEKTVQEIFDTVKVEDVVGDFVHLKKRGANLIGLCPFHGEKTPSFTVSPAKGIYKCFGCGAGGNAVNFVMEHETLSYPEALRFLAQRYNIEIEEEESSEEYKEQQRLADSLYIINDFAQKHFAAQMQTDYGRSVGLSYFKERGLLQKTIDRFGLGFANGRNSDLLQTAKAKGYDLELLQKAGLATQYGNDFFRTRVMFPVHNLSGKVLGFGGRMLGNNKKQPKYLNTPESDIYQKSKILYGIYQARQAIVKAKECYMVEGYMDVLALSQAGIENVVASSGTSLTPGQIQLVKRYTPNLTLLYDGDKAGIKAALRGLDLILEQDMNAKVVLVPEGEDPDSYLQKVGLKAFRAYLEQQATDFILFKMNLLLEDKADDPLARAELLQDIVGSIARIPDSLKRATYVRSCAQRLEISEQILHVEVNKRIAKAQADAEKDARREERQQARRQQRGQEFQQLAPGELPPPMEEDQFGPDGQDEFGPENIAGPKTDQQTGPAPVLGHFQEKDILRLLINFGDRAWPDTEEADTLAEFILLDMGELLAEFDHPLYAEIIELCIERLDEGEPINSQYFTQHPKAELAQLAINLLADPYIYSPGWERLNVYLNSQEMPEQNHVADAKSGILRFKLHKQERLLAENQQQIKQLQSQPDKMEDLILHLKIHQKLKAQQTELAAQLKTVILR